The genomic stretch gtgggaaatatcagaaagggagacagaacatgagagtctcctaactatgggaaacggacaaggggtggtagaaggggaggagggcggggcgggggggtgactgggtgacgggcactgaggggggcacttgatgggatgagcactgggtgttatgctatatgttggcaaattgaactccaataaaaaaaaaagattaaataaataaataaataactgaccATTTCCTTAGAGAGAGACAAACGCTtggcagggaaggcaggaaggaagggaagctaTCACGTTGGGAGCCTCTGCTCACACAAGGGCTATCAGagatgcaattattttctccctgaAATTGTAAAATCAGTCAGTGAAGAACCGATTTGATTCCCATACATTCATTTTATCACCCAACGCGGTAGAAGGTAGGACTCTTGCATCTGCAGAAGTGAAGAACTTGCTGGGTGGCTGACTTcctagcaactttttttttcaatttttgggACTCATGTGCGGGTGAGAACTTCCAAACTGGTGAGCAGCAAACCGACTGTGGCCCCCAGACacggtttctttcttttttattttattttattttatttatgatagtcagagagagagagagagagagagagagagagagagagagagaggcagactccacgcaccaggagcccgatatgggattcgatcccgggtctccaggatcgcgccctaggccaaaggcaggcgctaaaccgctgcgccacccagggatccccagacatgGTTTCTTTAGCCTGGAACGTGCTTTGCTGAATCTTAAGCCGCCGAGAAAGATGCTTCCTGTGTAATGGCGCGGCGCTGCGGTGCTTTTCCCAGCTCCCCCCGCGGGGAGCAGGGGCCACGTGACTGAGTCCTGCCAATGGGAGCTGGGCTTCTAGGTGTCGTCACTGAAAATCCTTCTCCCAGCATTCCAGGCGCCGCCTCTCCATCTGGAGCTGAATGCGTGCAGAGAAACTCGCATGCAAGATGGAGATCCGCGTGTGGAAAAGAGCCTTTGTCCCTGAAGGATCTGACGGAGTCCCCACCACGATAGGAGGGCACATCAGAACGTCACCGAGTCCACCGCCGAGATGCTGAGTTTGTGTGTTACAGCTGCGTCTTTGTTCAGGTCCCTCCGGAATCGGGTGCCGAGATACCAGGTGCAAGTCGTTTATTTGAAGGCGATCCCTGGAAATAATAGCTGAGATACAATGTCGTGTGCAAGTAATTTATTTGAAGATGATCCCTGGAGACACCCCCCTTTATCTGAAGGGGACTGTGGACtgggagggggtaggggtggaAACCCGTGAATGATGCCCTGTCTCCCAGTCTCTGCTGTGGGCAGCTGGTGCCCCGTCACACAGGGGAACTGTGGGGGGGAAACCCTGAAGAGCCCTCGGAGCTGTCTCAACGGAGAGGTGAGGGGACTGGGGTATTGATGCACTCCCTCCCCCTGCATCTGTCATTGGTGGAATGCAGCTTTCCAGAGCACAAATTCATCAACCTTCCAGGAGTGCCCTGCACAAACGCCAAGTGTGCACACGATGTCTTCAGCGAGAGATAAAGGTGTGTTCAGGAGGCAGCCTGGCGTGCAGGGACAAGTGAGCAGACACGAGGAGGGCACCAGTAGGGTCTGCTGAAAACATTTAGCTCATGCTGACTGGTACAGGTGCCAACATTCAAAACTAGGGGACaacataaaaatctgaatttctgacttctctcaaaaaataagacAGTCACCATCACTGAGTCTGCATTTCTGTATGGCATTAACTGGCTGGAGCGGACTAGTAGACCAGTGACCAATGCTTTAGATAAGGTAGTGTCTCTAATTTCCCCTAGTCCCCACTGCACCCTACTGTTTCTTACCACTAACTTATTTCCCTTCCTTACATGACTTCCATGGTCCTTGCACTAGGTATTTAAATCTTAAACCTCTGGTGTTTGACTAGGACGaagcttttgcttttcttctttattcattccaattgcattttcttccttccctattCTACTTTGAAGCTGCTCAAAATATGTCTTAATGAAACCTTCCCTGATGACCCACACTATGATAGTCACCACACTTCTATGGCCAGTTGGAGCTGTAGCATCTGATATGGCAGTCACTggccacatgtagctatttatgtttaaattttaactaattaaaattaactgattaacattcatgaaaattaaattaaatatttagtccCCTCTCCTacactagctacatttcaagGGCTCAACAGCCATACCAGGTCAGTGGCTATTGTATTGGATGCCACAGATAGAATATATTTCCATAatcacagaaagttcttttgCATAGTACTGATAGAATGAGCTGTAATTCTTAGCCTTGGCTTTTCTTGTAGGTGCTCTTCTGTTTCCCATAATTATTCACCCTTTAAGAAGAAATCCACTTCAGAAGTGAGAGAGCTTGCTCAGCATATCATacattctttctcactctcagGTACCTACACAATTGTCTGCAGCAAAATCACAAATGTTTCTCAAGTTCCTGAGTGAGGTTCTGTACCAGGGTCCCCTGTGTCTCATTCAGAGAGACTTTTATTCTCCTGTCCCCTCAGGCTTTTGTGGAAAACTAGGGAAGTTGCTTAGGGTGGAAAGACAGGGAAGATCAGGTATGATTTCAACATTACACCCTTGTGGGATTGGAGAGAGGCTCATTAAGACCATTTATTgctttctactttaaaaaaaaaaagtataagttcCATACTTTGatgatttaggtttttttttttttttcttttaaaaaaaatcccctagtGACTGAGGCAGTGTAGCATCAAGTTAAAGCATTGTGACTTGTGGTAAAGTCTGACAAAATGGGGTTGAAATCCCAGCTCTGAAACTTGTTGCCTGCGGGCCCTTGCAACATAGTCTTGCCTTCCCTAAGCCTTGGGGAAATACTTCCTCCTGGAGGTTCTATGAGAATTCAGTGAGCAAAATCCCATGGGAAATGTTATAAAtactagctattattattattattattattattattattattattaccagaaaaaaatcagatgcaAAAGAAAAGGACTCAAGATAAGAGTACACTTTCAGTTATATCTCATGTTGGAAAGGGCCTAAGCAGGTAATGCATTCAGGAAACCCCTTCCAAGAGAAGAATGTGCTGAGTTATAGGAGATGCATTTGAcaaacactcatttttttttggggggaggggatatTAATATAGTTCCATTAGTGTAAAGACTCAGATTATCAGACAAGCCTTGCATTCTCCCCCTGTCACTTTGCAGCTATGATTTGGTGgcggaaaaaaaagaaggagaagaaagaaggaagaaggagaagaaagaaggaagaaggagaagaaagaaggaagaaggagaagaaagaaggaagaaggagaagaaagaaggaaggaggagaaagaaggaaggaggagaaagaaggaagaaggaggagaaggagaaggagaagaagaagagaagaagaggaggaagaggaggaagaggaggaggaggaggaagaggaggaagaggaggaagaagaaagaagaagaaagaagaagaagaaagaagaagaagaagaagaagaaagatgatgTTGGAAATAGGAtgaccagaaagaaaagaactggaaaaCTTTAATCACTCagattctttttcagaaaataaagtcaCTATAGGAAAtacctctttttctgtcttctccatcCCTGTCTTATCCTTTTGAAGAGAATGGAACACTTTGAATAAAAATTACTGccttatttttccaaagaggtaAACAATGGCTGGAAATGTTAATGTTCCCTTAAGCACCTCTGAGGCATGACTGTGTCCTTCTCTTGGACATCAAACTGTGAAAAATCATTGTACTGTCCAATAATCTCACCAAACAAAGGCATTTCCTGCTGAACAGGTCAAGCTAGGCCTATCTAAGAACAGCATTTTGGCTAATGGGCATAATGTCATGATGGAAAAGGATTTGGGCAGAGGCTCAGAAGTGCCGTTTAGTAGATTTGCCTTGTTTACTAGGCCCAATTTATTGCTAGGGAAAGGTGCTCAAAATCAGTTGCTTAGGGAAATAGGTAGGCAAAAGAGGATATAGAG from Canis lupus dingo isolate Sandy chromosome 1, ASM325472v2, whole genome shotgun sequence encodes the following:
- the LOC125752240 gene encoding uncharacterized protein LOC125752240 isoform X1, with translation MKGCILSFLSFPSFCWLEKDIKRSSHLGTQRRKPHAIGSSYDLVAEKKEGEERRKKEKKEGRRRKKEGGERRKKEEKEKEKKKRRRGGRGGRGGGGGRGGRGGRRKKKKEEEERRRRRRRKMMLEIG
- the LOC125752240 gene encoding splicing factor U2AF 35 kDa subunit-like isoform X2, whose product is MKDIKRSSHLGTQRRKPHAIGSSYDLVAEKKEGEERRKKEKKEGRRRKKEGGERRKKEEKEKEKKKRRRGGRGGRGGGGGRGGRGGRRKKKKEEEERRRRRRRKMMLEIG
- the LOC125752240 gene encoding histone H3.v1-like isoform X5; the protein is MKAMIWWRKKKKEKKEGRRRRKKEGGERRKEEKEGRRRRRRRRRRREEEEEEEEEEEEEEEEEEEEEERRRKKKKKEEEEEEER
- the LOC125752240 gene encoding uncharacterized protein LOC125752240 isoform X4, with the protein product MSSARDKAMIWWRKKKKEKKEGRRRRKKEGGERRKEEKEGRRRRRRRRRRREEEEEEEEEEEEEEEEEEEEEERRRKKKKKEEEEEEER
- the LOC125752240 gene encoding cilia- and flagella-associated protein 251-like isoform X3; amino-acid sequence: MSSARDKAMIWWRKKKKEKKEGRRRRKKEEGEERRKKEKKEGRRRRKKEGGERRKEEKEGRRRRRRRRRRREEEEEEEEEEEEEEEEEEEEEERRRKKKKKEEEEEEER